A stretch of the Odontesthes bonariensis isolate fOdoBon6 chromosome 5, fOdoBon6.hap1, whole genome shotgun sequence genome encodes the following:
- the LOC142380700 gene encoding C-C chemokine receptor type 1-like: protein MLTDDYDNETFTPTFDYSFYYGNENTAPCENVDGMAFSRMYLVTLYSLVFMLGFMGNGLVVWVLVKCRNKTNFTDMCLFNLAISDLLFVFTLPFYTHYSMAGKWIFGDFLCRFVSWFHQSGFFSSIFFMVVMALDRYVIIMHSHKVSFYWTGRAGIPVTLFVWMLSMCVSLPSLVFSKVRNDSDEQGCYYCPENEEWKHYELFATNVLGLLIPLLGMVVCYSRVIPTLLKMRSTKRYRAVKLIFFVVVIFFLFWAPYNISLFLQFLHSKGIIAAETCNWDKDLRLSVVVTEAFAYTHCCLNPIIYAFVSQKFMKRTMQLLKRCVPVSTMYWSDSSFRRSSVSRSSEVTVIT from the exons ATGACTACGATAATGAAACCTTCACACCAACATTTGATTATTCCTTTTACTATGGGAATGAAAACACGGCTCCTTGCGAAAATGTTGACGGGATGGCCTTCAGCAGGATGTATCTGGTCACCCTGTATAGCTTGGTTTTCATGCTTGGCTTCATGG GAAACGGCCTCGTGGTGTGGGTGCTGGTGAAGTGTCGCAACAAGACCAACTTCACAGACATGTGTCTCTTTAACTTGGCCATCTCCGACCTCCTCTTCGTCTTCACGTTACCGTTCTATACTCACTACTCCATGGCAGGCAAATGGATTTTTGGGGACTTTCTGTGCCGTTTTGTCTCATGGTTCCACCAGTCTGGTTTCTTCAGCAGCATCTTCTTCATGGTTGTTATGGCGCTGGACCGCTATGTTATcatcatgcattctcacaaggTGTCATTCTATTGGACAGGAAGGGCAGGCATTCCAGTGACTTTATTTGTTTGGATGTTGAGCATGTGTGTCTCTCTGCCATCTCTTGTCTTTTCAAAAGTGAGAAATGATTCTGACGAGCAGGGATGTTACTACTGCCCTGAAAACGAGGAGTGGAAGCATTATGAACTATTTGCAACAAATGTATTGGGTCTCTTGATTCCCTTATTGGGGATGGTAGTTTGCTACTCAAGGGTCATCCCAACACTGTTGAAAATGCGGTCTACAAAAAGGTACCGCGCTGTTAAACTGATTTTCTTTGTAGTGGTCATCTTCTTCTTGTTCTGGGCTCCATACAACATTTCGCTTTTCTTGCAATTTCTACATTCAAAAGGCATAATAGCAGCGGAGACATGCAACTGGGACAAGGACTTGAGGCTATCAGTAGTAGTGACTGAGGCTTTTGCTTACACTCACTGCTGCCTGAACCCCATCATCTACGCCTTTGTATCACAGAAGTTTATGAAACGAACCATGCAGCTGCTGAAGAGATGTGTGCCTGTTTCCACCATGTATTGGTCAGATAGTTCATTCAGGAGAAGCTCAGTCTCCAGGTCCTCTGAGGTCACTGTCATCACGTAG
- the LOC142380701 gene encoding C-C chemokine receptor type 4, which yields MCSMNESEYVEEYVYDECEDTDADLSNISLLGLYYTLFCLGLLGNCTVLWILLRHIKLRTMTDVCLLNLVLSDLLLTVSLPLWAYSSQNLASCKLITGFYQLGFYSGTLFVTLMSVDRYLAIVHAVAAMRARTLRYGITASIIIWVISVIMAAPQVIFASLEDPDESNSSQCQPFYPEETEKFWKYLRNFSENTVGLFVGLPVIIFCYVKILVVVSKSRNSKRDKAMKMIFTVVCVFVACWVPYNIIVFLQTLEQLNILNNCKTSETINSAMAVVELIALSHCCINPVIYAFIGEKFRKSLGKVLMKYIRWNYQIGGAHSHRDTTDIETSNTPVKSDY from the exons ATGTG CAGTATGAATGAGTCAGAGTACGTGGAAGAATACGTGTATGATGAATGCGAGGATACAGATGCGGACTTGTCCAATATATCCTTGTTGGGTCTTTACTACACGCTGTTTTGTCTGGGCCTGCTGG GGAACTGCACAGTTCTGTGGATTCTCCTCCGGCACATCAAGCTGAGAACTATGACAGATGTATGCCTCCTTAACCTGGTCCTGTCTGACCTCTTACTGACTGTGTCTCTGCCCCTTTGGGCCTACAGTTCACAGAACCTCGCATCATGCAAACTGATAACAGGATTCTATCAG TTAGGTTTCTACAGCGGGACTTTGTTTGTGACCCTGATGAGTGTTGACCGCTACCTCGCCATCGTCCACGCTGTTGCAGCCATGCGGGCCCGGACACTTCGCTATGGAATCACAGCCAGCATTATAATCTGGGTTATATCTGTAATCATGGCAGCCCCTCAGGTGATATTTGCCTCCTTGGAGGATCCAGATGAAAGCAACAGCTCCCAGTGCCAGCCTTTCTACCCAGAGGAAACTGAAAAGTTTTGGAAATATCTGCGAAACTTTAGTGAGAACACGGTGGGACTTTTTGTGGGCCTCCCTGTCATCATTTTTTGTTACGTGAAAATCCTTGTTGTGGTCTCCAAATCCAGAAACTCCAAAAGGGACAAAGCGATGAAAATGATATTTacagtggtgtgtgtgtttgtggcgtGCTGGGTTCCTTACAACATCATAGTTTTCCTTCAGACACTGGAGCAGCTAAATATCCTGAACAACTGTAAAACTTCAGAAACCATCAACTCAGCAATGGCCGTTGTTGAGCTCATTGCACTGTCCCACTGCTGCATAAATCCAGTGATCTATGCGTTTATAGGGGAGAAGTTTAGGAAGTCACTGGGCAAAGTGCTGATGAAATACATCCGTTGGAACTACCAGATTGGAGGGGCTCACAGCCACAGAGACACCACAGACATTGAGACTTCCAACACACCTGTAAAATCAGATTATTAA